A region from the Salminus brasiliensis chromosome 22, fSalBra1.hap2, whole genome shotgun sequence genome encodes:
- the LOC140543676 gene encoding urotensin-2 receptor, translating into MNLSRSGGAASGASSVDELVITSTFGTLLSLVYVVGVSGNVYTLAVMCHSIRFATSMYISIINLALADLLYLSTIPFVVCTYFLKDWYFGDVGCRILLSLDLLTMHASIFTLTVMCTERYLAVTKPLDTVKRSKSYRKAMAWGVWLLSLLLTLPMIIMVNQTTRKAADGGLKRMCAPTWAPQAYKIYLTVLFCTSIMAPGLIIGYLYTRLARTYLESQKSSAVNKSNKRSPKQKVLIMIFTIVLVFWACFLPFWIWQLLPLYHQPLRLASHTHTCINYLVACLTYSNSCINPFLYTLLTKNYREYLKNRHKSFYRYTSSFKKRPPSLYSWGKSASSSNQFEFNSETLVMAQLKLQ; encoded by the coding sequence ATGAATCTGAGCAGGTCCGGCGGCGCTGCGTCCGGCGCGAGCTCCGTGGATGAGCTGGTCATCACGTCCACCTTCGGCACGCTGCTGTCGCTTGTTTACGTGGTCGGGGTGTCGGGCAACGTGTACACGCTGGCCGTGATGTGCCACTCCATCCGTTTCGCCACGTCCATGTACATCTCCATCATCAACCTGGCTCTGGCGGACCTGCTCTACCTCTCCACCATCCCGTTCGTGGTGTGCACCTACTTTCTGAAGGACTGGTACTTCGGGGACGTGGGCTGCCGCATCCTCCTCAGCCTGGACCTCCTCACCATGCACGCGAGCATCTTCACCCTCACGGTGATGTGCACGGAGCGCTACCTGGCCGTCACCAAGCCCCTGGACACGGTCAAGCGCTCCAAGAGCTACAGGAAAGCCATGGCGTGGGGCGTGTGGCTCCTGTCCCTGCTCCTGACCCTGCCCATGATCATCATGGTCAACCAAACCACCAGGAAGGCCGCGGACGGGGGGCTAAAGCGGATGTGCGCGCCCACCTGGGCGCCCCAGGCGTACAAGATCTACCTGACCGTTCTCTTCTGCACGAGCATCATGGCTCCCGGGCTCATCATCGGCTACCTGTACACGCGCCTGGCCAGGACGTACCTGGAGTCGCAGAAGTCCTCGGCCGTCAACAAAAGTAACAAGCGCTCGCCCAAGCAGAAGGTGCTCATCATGATCTTCACCATCGTGCTGGTGTTCTGGGCGTGCTTCCTGCCGTTCTGGATCTGGCAGCTCTTGCCCCTGTACCACCAGCCCCTCAGACTGGCCTCCCACACGCACACGTGCATCAACTACCTCGTGGCGTGTCTGACGTACAGCAACAGCTGCATCAACCCCTTCCTCTACACGCTGCTGACCAAGAACTACAGGGAGTACCTCAAGAACCGCCACAAGAGTTTCTACCGCTACACGTCGTCCTTCAAGAAGCGGCCGCCGAGCTTGTACTCGTGGGGAAAGTCCGCGTCGTCCAGCAACCAGTTCGAGTTCAACTCCGAGACGCTGGTGATGGCGCAGTTGAAGCTGCAGTGA